The genomic region TCGGGGTTGGTGTTGTCGGCGATCCAGCGCAGCGGCGAGTCCGGGGTGGCGTCCACCAGGTCCTCGCGGCCCGCGTGCACCACGCCGTGGATGTCGGCGACGACCGTGTGCTTGACCCCGGCCGCGATGAGCAGCTTCAGGATGGCCGTACCGGCCGCGCCGGCGCCGGACATGACGACCCGTACGTCACCGATCGCCTTGCCCACCACGCGGAGCGCGTTGGTCAGCGCGGCCAGGACGACGATCGCGGTGCCGTGCTGGTCGTCGTGGAAGACGGGGATGTCCAGGGCCTCGCGCAGCCGTGCCTCGATCTCGAAGCAGCGGGGAGCGGAGATGTCCTCCAGGTTGATGCCCGCGAAGCCGGGGGCGATCGCCTTGACGATCTCGACGATCGCGTCGGTGTCCTGCGTGTCCAGGCAGATCGGCCAGGCGTCGATGCCGGCGAAGCGCTTGAAGAGGGCCGCCTTGCCCTCCATCACGGGGAGCGACGCCATCGGGCCGATGTTGCCCAGGCCGAGCACCGCCGAGCCGTCCGTGACCACCGCGACGGAGTTCCGCTTGATGGTGAGGCGGCGGGCGTCCTCGGGGTTCTCGGCGATCGCCATGCAGACCCGCGCCACACCGGGGGTGTAGATCATCGAGAGGTCGTCACGGTTGCGGATGGGGTGCTTGGACGCCATCTCGATCTTGCCGCCGAGGTGCATCAGGAACGTACGGTCGGAGACCTTGCCGAGGATGACGCCGTCGATGCCGCGCAGACCTTCGACGATCTCGTCCGCGTGCGAGGTCGAGGAGGCCGCGATCGTGACGTCGATCCGCAGCTTCTCGTGGCCGGAGGCGGTCACGTCGAGGCCGGTGACCGACCCTCCGGAGGACTCCACGGCCGTGGTGAGCTGGGAGACCGCTGTGCCGCTCGCGGGCACCTCCAGCCTGACCGTCATCGAGTACGAGACGCTGGGCGCCGTTGCCATGGCCGAGTCCTTCGCTTTCCTGAGCTTCGTTGCCGCACGCAGATGGGGCTCAGCCCCGTACGTGCGTTCCGATCGTCGCACCTACCGACCGGTAGCAGGTAATGACTGCCACCTTTCGGAAAGTTTCTTCCACCATACGAGAAGTAGCTCTGATGCGTAACCCGTAAAAAGAAACAGACCCGCGCCACCAACAGGTGACGCGGGTCTGTCTTCTCGCAGTCAGGTGACACCGGCCCGCCATGCTCGCCTCGCGGCAAGTGGTCGCTCGTAGCGACTAAGGTTGGGCCCGGGGGCTTGGATCGAGCCGGTGCCGACACCAGGCTAACAAAGACCCCGGAAAAGTGATTCCCGTGCGACGGGTTGACTCCGGGAACCACTCCTCCCTCAGTCCCTGAGCAGGTCCGGAACCCCGTCCTCGTCCGGCATGTCGCGCTCCCCGGAGACCACGGTGAGCTGCTGCGTCGCACGGGTGAGTGCCACGTACAGCACCCGCAGTCCGGCCGGGGACTCGTCCGCGATCTCCGCGGGCGAGACCACCACCGTGGCGTCGTACTCCAGGCCCTTCGCCTCCAGGCTCCCCAGCGCCACGACACGCTCGCCGAGCTCCGCCAGCCAGGCACGGGCCTCGACGCGGCGTCCCATCGCGACGACCACGCCCACGGTGCCGTCCACCTCACCGAGCAGCCTGCGGGCCTCCTCACGGACGGTCGAGGCGAGGTCCCCGTCCCGCACCGCTTCGAAGCGCGGCTCGACACCCGTCGAACGGACCGCCGCGGGGGACTCCATCCCCGGCATGGCCAGCGCCAGCACCTTGGCCGCGAGCTCGGCGATCTCCGCCGGGTTGCGATAGTTCACCGTGAGGGTGAACCGGCGCCGCGGCCGGTTGCCCAGCGCCTCGTCACGGGCGGCGGACGCCTCGTCCGGGTCCGACCAGGAGGACTGCGCCGCGTCACCGACGATCGTCCAGGTCGCGTGCCGGCCGCGGCGGCCGACCATCCGCCACTGCATCGGTGTCAGGTCCTGCGCCTCGTCGACGATGACGTGGGCGTACTCGGTGCGCTCCGCCGCCAGCCGCTCGGCCCGCTCCCGCTGCGTCTCCTCGCGCTGCGGCATCAGCTCCTCCAGACCCGTGAGCTGGTCCAGCGGGTCCGCCTCCCGCTGCCTCTTCGGGCGGGCCGGGGTGCCCAGGAGGGTCTGCAGCTCGTCCAGGAGCGCCACGTCATGGACGGAGAGCGGGCCCTTGCCGTCCTCGTCCAGCCGCTTCAGCGAACGGGCGAGACGACGCACCTCGCCCTGGTTGAGGATCCTCCGCGCCCATCTGCTCAGCCGCCGCTCGTCGGACATCGCGGCCAGCACCTGTCGAGGGGTGAGCTCCGGCCACCAGGCGTTCAGGAAGGTGAGGAACGGCGTCTCGGTGGACACGTCCTCGTCGAACGAGGAGCGCAGCTCCGCGACCAGCTCGGGGTCGGTGTAGCGGCCCCGGCCGGACGACTTGTTCCACAGGGCGTCCAGGAGCAGCTTGCGGGCGCGCGGGCGCAGCAGGTTGACCGGTGCCGAGCCGCCGAGGACGTTGTGCCGGATCCGCCGGAGCTCGTCGGCCTCCAGCTCGACGCGCGCGCCGAAGGCCACCACCCGCAGCCGGGTGGGCGTCCCCGCCTCCACGGGGGCCTCCCCGAAGTCCAGCTGGCCCTCCTGGGGGGCGGGCCGGGGCGCGGGCTGCTCCAGCGCCCCGCGTGCGGCCTTGCGCACCACGTGGAGCATCCGGGACGAGCCCTTGATCCGGGCGACGGCGGGCTCGTCGTACGTGGTCGCGCCCTCCACGCCCGCGGCCTCGTCGGACAGCGAACCGACCGCGCGGATCGCGACCTGGCCCTCCTCGCCGAGCGAGGGCAGCACCCCTTCGGTGTACGCGACGAGGAGCGGGGTCGGCGAGACGACGAGGATGCCGCCCGCATAACGGCGCCGGTCCTGGTAGAGGAGGTACGCGGCCCGGTGCAGGGCCACCGCCGTCTTGCCGGTGCCGGGGCCGCCCGAAACCTCTGTGACGGAGGCGGCGGGGGCACGGATCACCAGGTCCTGCTCGGCCTGGATCGACGAGACGATGTCCCGCATCGTGTGGCTGCGGGCCTGGCCCAGCGCGGCCATCAGGGCGCCGTCACCGACGACGGGCAGCTCGTCGCCCTTCAGCCGTGCGGTCAGCTCCGGACGCATCAGGTCGTCCTCCACCCCGAGGACCCTGCGGCCCTTGGAGCGGATGACCCGGCGGCGTACGACCCGGCCCGGGTCCTTCGGCGTCGAACGGTAGAACGGCGCGGCGGCCGGCGCCCGCCAGTCGATCACCAGCGGTGCGTAGTCGGAGTCGAGCACTCCTATACGGCCGATGTGAAGGGTCTCCGCGATCTCCGCGGTGCCGTCCTCCCCCACGGCGTCGTCCGCCGCCTCGACGGACGTGAAGGCGCCGTCCGGGCCGCGTTCACCGTCCTTGCCGCGCAGCAG from Streptomyces sp. QL37 harbors:
- a CDS encoding AAA family ATPase; protein product: MAAQDAAVDSLRDREIGVEQEHLDRVYRRLEEKIDEAEFLMQDASKRGQVGTPGALAERDAQVFRAGVHLNRLNNEFEDFLFGRIDLLRGKDGERGPDGAFTSVEAADDAVGEDGTAEIAETLHIGRIGVLDSDYAPLVIDWRAPAAAPFYRSTPKDPGRVVRRRVIRSKGRRVLGVEDDLMRPELTARLKGDELPVVGDGALMAALGQARSHTMRDIVSSIQAEQDLVIRAPAASVTEVSGGPGTGKTAVALHRAAYLLYQDRRRYAGGILVVSPTPLLVAYTEGVLPSLGEEGQVAIRAVGSLSDEAAGVEGATTYDEPAVARIKGSSRMLHVVRKAARGALEQPAPRPAPQEGQLDFGEAPVEAGTPTRLRVVAFGARVELEADELRRIRHNVLGGSAPVNLLRPRARKLLLDALWNKSSGRGRYTDPELVAELRSSFDEDVSTETPFLTFLNAWWPELTPRQVLAAMSDERRLSRWARRILNQGEVRRLARSLKRLDEDGKGPLSVHDVALLDELQTLLGTPARPKRQREADPLDQLTGLEELMPQREETQRERAERLAAERTEYAHVIVDEAQDLTPMQWRMVGRRGRHATWTIVGDAAQSSWSDPDEASAARDEALGNRPRRRFTLTVNYRNPAEIAELAAKVLALAMPGMESPAAVRSTGVEPRFEAVRDGDLASTVREEARRLLGEVDGTVGVVVAMGRRVEARAWLAELGERVVALGSLEAKGLEYDATVVVSPAEIADESPAGLRVLYVALTRATQQLTVVSGERDMPDEDGVPDLLRD
- a CDS encoding NAD-dependent malic enzyme; this translates as MATAPSVSYSMTVRLEVPASGTAVSQLTTAVESSGGSVTGLDVTASGHEKLRIDVTIAASSTSHADEIVEGLRGIDGVILGKVSDRTFLMHLGGKIEMASKHPIRNRDDLSMIYTPGVARVCMAIAENPEDARRLTIKRNSVAVVTDGSAVLGLGNIGPMASLPVMEGKAALFKRFAGIDAWPICLDTQDTDAIVEIVKAIAPGFAGINLEDISAPRCFEIEARLREALDIPVFHDDQHGTAIVVLAALTNALRVVGKAIGDVRVVMSGAGAAGTAILKLLIAAGVKHTVVADIHGVVHAGREDLVDATPDSPLRWIADNTNPEGVTGTLKQAVAGSDVFIGVSAPNVLDGADVAAMAEGAIVFALANPDPEVDPAIARETAAVVATGRSDFPNQINNVLVFPGVFRGLLDAQSRTVNTEMMLAAARALADVVAEDEVNANYIIPSVFNDKVAGAVAGAVREAAKAAGVAETASDPA